In Microbacterium cremeum, a genomic segment contains:
- a CDS encoding FHA domain-containing protein: protein MGERPLGRQGGSRAGRAQRARGPVRRSRVRRSPDGRRARRPAAAAALPVRRPAAAAEQGAAPLYPRDAASASPLSDSSPFSGFAPPPAYTPSPAPSAPASTGAPSSAAFSHEPESAESAPAGAARFQASAQVAPPVEGWAPPAGGFTPPPLPSRPVAASGTPDALPDDGEGASPDDPWQGFASDSADLSAEVTGAVPGAPAPISAVPASAAEPIPFTPDAFTAPESATTGGGITRPPVTRVPPPATSGDDREPWVPARSPMDDADAFPESSGPVSAVAGAPDAGAPRAARSSVSAHHAKPEIPDEDDVLDHTIIARRKRTDWSLVPPTGDPIALVSDVVILGRRPSSDPEYPTAQLVGIQDGTVSKTHARLRLRGDRWYVTDLDSTNGVLFATLMGTEVEATPGEEVEAGDRFLMGDAEVRLVRSEE from the coding sequence GTGGGGGAGCGCCCGCTGGGTCGGCAGGGAGGTTCCCGCGCAGGGCGCGCACAGCGCGCGCGGGGCCCGGTCCGCCGCTCCCGCGTTCGGCGCTCGCCGGACGGGCGACGGGCCCGCCGTCCTGCCGCCGCTGCCGCCCTTCCCGTCCGCCGCCCCGCGGCCGCTGCGGAGCAGGGTGCGGCTCCGCTGTACCCGAGGGACGCGGCATCCGCCTCGCCGCTGTCGGACTCCTCGCCGTTCTCGGGGTTCGCGCCGCCGCCCGCGTACACGCCGTCCCCGGCGCCGTCCGCTCCGGCGTCCACCGGTGCACCCTCGTCCGCGGCCTTCTCCCACGAGCCGGAGTCCGCCGAGTCGGCGCCCGCCGGCGCGGCGCGCTTCCAGGCGTCGGCGCAGGTGGCGCCGCCCGTCGAAGGGTGGGCCCCGCCCGCCGGGGGCTTTACGCCGCCGCCCCTGCCGAGTCGTCCCGTCGCCGCGAGCGGCACGCCCGACGCCCTTCCCGACGACGGTGAGGGCGCCTCGCCCGACGACCCGTGGCAGGGCTTCGCCTCGGACTCTGCCGACCTGAGCGCCGAGGTGACCGGCGCTGTGCCCGGTGCGCCCGCGCCGATCTCGGCGGTCCCGGCATCCGCCGCCGAGCCCATCCCGTTCACGCCCGACGCCTTCACCGCGCCCGAGTCCGCCACCACCGGCGGCGGGATCACCCGGCCGCCGGTGACCCGTGTGCCCCCGCCCGCCACGTCCGGCGACGACCGCGAGCCCTGGGTGCCGGCGCGATCCCCGATGGACGACGCCGACGCGTTCCCCGAGAGCTCCGGACCCGTCTCCGCCGTCGCCGGCGCACCCGACGCCGGCGCGCCCCGCGCCGCCCGCTCGTCGGTGTCGGCGCACCATGCGAAGCCCGAGATCCCCGACGAGGACGACGTCCTCGACCACACGATCATCGCGCGCCGCAAGCGCACCGACTGGTCTCTCGTGCCGCCGACGGGCGACCCGATCGCCCTGGTGTCGGACGTCGTGATCCTCGGCCGCCGCCCGTCCAGCGACCCGGAGTACCCGACGGCGCAGCTGGTCGGCATCCAGGACGGGACCGTCTCGAAGACCCACGCGCGCCTGCGACTGCGCGGCGACCGGTGGTACGTCACGGATCTCGACTCGACCAACGGCGTGCTGTTCGCGACCCTCATGGGCACCGAGGTCGAGGCGACGCCCGGCGAGGAGGTCGAAGCCGGCGACCGCTTCCTGATGGGGGATGCCGAGGTCCGCCTCGTGCGGAGCGAAGAGTGA
- a CDS encoding DUF3488 and transglutaminase-like domain-containing protein, whose translation MSAAVRDAMAVSAPRSSGARGVRFVPRVAAGTVFGALIVLVATVAAWPIYRSGSFLLLVAVATAVAAVVATLAWLRRWNGWLVAGTLAALLLVLGVPLAVPSRLGAPEQLLRGLGELASGLVLGWKDLITVDLPVGSYRNLLVPALVVFLVGTCAVLLLAWRQDRAAYSAVPVALGMTSFGLFFGRTTVSAPVRIGPVVLYAPVETAIGVVALAASLLWLAWRTHDERVHALQRAAASSGVRVSRRPSRADRRRTALGAGMLAVALALAVGIVPFAARGAEREVLRSAVGPDIDLSAEVSPLAQYRSLYAEGRNDEVLFTVEPVTGPLPERIRVATLDAYDGEVFRSGGAGAADAGRFVRVPSSLDAGEGDPIAARVEIDGWDGIWMPTIGRLENVDFAGDRASSLDDRFYYNAAAWAGVQTAGGGLQEGDRYVVRGVEPEPADLARLEAPGGELEGAAAPDSLRAWMDEHVSGAGGAALDGLVSLLRERGYLSHGLAEGDGVPSWASAIPDYTFQPSASGHSLARVDTMFSRLLERESDPRAAASGNYVAAVGDDEQFAVAVALMARELGFPSRVVLGARLSAVEPGLAACDEGVCRAQDLSAWTEVQSTAGEWVAVDVTPQYEQSPSLEVTEQRDPENVTEVRPESVEEVVPPDSAQEDSASDRPAEEDGALDLAWLWPALRTSGIVLLVLGLALGPFLIVLGVKSGRRRRRRRAPTPAARISGAWDEYVDAAVDAGRDAPRTLTRTELAASFATPSGTGLARDADRAVFSHATVADDEARHYWDAVDAERRGLRRERGVWRGLLATVSLRSLLRLPASEPGARTRTAERGRRRAEPARPMP comes from the coding sequence ATGAGCGCCGCCGTACGTGACGCGATGGCCGTCTCCGCGCCGCGGTCCTCCGGCGCGCGCGGCGTGCGGTTCGTGCCTCGCGTGGCCGCCGGCACGGTCTTCGGCGCCCTGATCGTCCTGGTCGCGACCGTCGCCGCGTGGCCGATCTACCGGTCGGGCAGCTTCCTGCTCCTCGTGGCCGTCGCCACGGCGGTGGCGGCCGTGGTCGCCACGCTCGCGTGGCTGCGGCGCTGGAACGGCTGGCTCGTCGCCGGCACGCTCGCGGCGCTGCTCCTGGTGCTCGGCGTCCCGCTCGCCGTGCCGTCGCGCCTGGGTGCGCCCGAGCAGCTCCTGCGCGGGCTCGGCGAGCTCGCGAGCGGCCTGGTCCTCGGCTGGAAGGACCTGATCACCGTCGACCTCCCCGTCGGTTCGTATCGCAACCTGCTCGTGCCGGCTCTGGTCGTGTTCCTCGTCGGCACATGCGCCGTGCTGCTGCTGGCCTGGCGGCAGGACCGCGCGGCGTACTCGGCAGTGCCGGTCGCGCTGGGCATGACGTCGTTCGGCCTGTTCTTCGGCCGGACCACGGTCAGCGCGCCGGTGAGGATCGGACCGGTGGTGCTGTACGCCCCCGTCGAGACCGCGATCGGCGTCGTCGCGCTCGCCGCGAGCCTGCTGTGGCTCGCCTGGCGCACCCACGACGAGCGCGTGCACGCGCTGCAGCGCGCCGCGGCGTCCAGCGGCGTACGCGTGTCCCGGCGTCCGTCCCGCGCCGATCGCCGTCGCACCGCGCTCGGCGCAGGCATGCTGGCCGTGGCCCTCGCGCTCGCCGTGGGGATCGTGCCGTTCGCGGCCCGCGGCGCCGAACGCGAGGTGCTGCGCTCGGCGGTCGGGCCCGACATCGACCTCTCGGCCGAGGTGAGCCCGCTCGCTCAGTACCGTTCGCTGTACGCCGAGGGCCGCAACGACGAGGTGCTCTTCACCGTCGAGCCGGTGACGGGGCCGCTCCCCGAGCGCATCCGGGTCGCGACGCTGGACGCCTATGACGGGGAGGTGTTCCGATCCGGCGGTGCCGGCGCGGCGGATGCCGGCCGCTTCGTGCGCGTGCCGTCCTCGCTCGACGCGGGGGAGGGCGACCCGATCGCGGCGCGAGTCGAGATCGACGGCTGGGACGGGATCTGGATGCCGACCATCGGCCGCCTCGAGAACGTCGACTTCGCCGGTGACCGGGCATCGTCGCTCGACGACCGCTTCTACTACAACGCCGCGGCCTGGGCGGGGGTGCAGACCGCCGGCGGCGGTCTGCAGGAGGGCGACCGCTACGTCGTGCGCGGCGTCGAGCCGGAGCCGGCCGACCTCGCGCGACTCGAGGCGCCCGGAGGCGAGCTCGAAGGCGCCGCGGCTCCCGACAGCCTTCGCGCCTGGATGGACGAGCACGTCAGCGGTGCCGGCGGGGCGGCGCTGGACGGACTGGTGTCGCTCCTGCGCGAGCGCGGGTACCTCAGCCACGGGCTCGCCGAGGGCGACGGGGTCCCGTCGTGGGCGAGTGCGATCCCCGACTACACGTTCCAGCCGAGCGCGTCGGGCCACTCGCTCGCGCGCGTCGACACGATGTTCTCGCGCCTGCTCGAGCGCGAGTCGGACCCGAGGGCCGCGGCATCCGGCAACTACGTCGCGGCGGTCGGCGACGATGAGCAGTTCGCCGTCGCGGTGGCGCTCATGGCCCGTGAGCTCGGATTCCCGTCGAGAGTGGTGCTGGGGGCGCGCCTGTCGGCCGTCGAGCCCGGGCTCGCGGCGTGCGACGAGGGCGTGTGCCGTGCGCAGGACCTCTCAGCCTGGACGGAGGTGCAGTCGACCGCCGGGGAATGGGTCGCCGTCGACGTCACGCCGCAGTACGAGCAGTCGCCGAGCCTCGAGGTCACCGAGCAGCGCGACCCCGAGAACGTGACCGAGGTACGCCCCGAGTCGGTCGAGGAGGTCGTGCCGCCCGACTCCGCACAGGAGGACTCCGCGTCCGATCGCCCCGCGGAGGAGGACGGGGCACTCGACCTGGCCTGGCTGTGGCCCGCGCTGCGCACGTCGGGCATCGTGCTGCTCGTGCTGGGCCTCGCTCTCGGCCCGTTCCTGATCGTGCTCGGCGTGAAGTCCGGGCGCCGACGGCGTCGTCGCCGGGCGCCGACGCCCGCCGCACGGATCTCCGGAGCCTGGGACGAGTACGTCGACGCCGCCGTCGACGCGGGCCGCGACGCTCCGCGCACGCTGACGCGCACCGAGCTCGCGGCGTCCTTCGCGACGCCGTCCGGAACCGGCCTCGCCCGCGACGCCGACCGCGCGGTCTTCTCGCACGCGACGGTCGCCGACGACGAGGCTCGGCACTATTGGGATGCCGTCGACGCCGAGCGCCGCGGCCTCCGGCGTGAGCGCGGCGTATGGCGCGGGCTGCTCGCGACCGTATCGTTGAGATCGTTGCTCCGATTGCCGGCGTCCGAACCGGGCGCCCGAACGCGAACCGCCGAAAGGGGGAGACGACGGGCTGAGCCCGCGCGTCCGATGCCATGA
- a CDS encoding AAA family ATPase, translating into MTITQEQADWFAQTFGQIADNVERAVLGKRHVVELVLTAMLSDGHVLLEDVPGTGKTSLARAVAQSVHGTNTRIQFTPDLLPSDITGLSVYDQKEGVFEFHAGPIFANIVLADEINRASPKTQSALLEVMEEGRVTIDGVSRPVGVPFLVLATQNPVEQAGTYRLPEAQLDRFMMRTSLGYPDHAATVRILDGAAVATAELPPIITPQALVGMADLAAQVYVDALVLDYIARLVDATRAADEVRLGVSIRGALALTRATRSRAASQGRTYATPDDVKALAVPVLSHRLILHPEAEFDGVTQETVVGQVLLDVAPPARREAV; encoded by the coding sequence ATGACCATCACGCAGGAGCAGGCCGACTGGTTCGCGCAGACGTTCGGGCAGATCGCCGACAACGTCGAGCGGGCCGTGCTCGGCAAGCGTCACGTCGTCGAACTCGTCCTCACGGCGATGCTGAGCGACGGTCACGTGCTCCTGGAGGACGTGCCGGGAACCGGCAAGACCTCGCTCGCCCGGGCCGTGGCCCAGTCGGTGCACGGCACGAACACGCGCATCCAGTTCACCCCCGACCTCCTGCCCAGCGACATCACCGGCCTCAGCGTCTACGACCAGAAGGAGGGCGTGTTCGAGTTCCACGCGGGCCCGATCTTCGCGAACATCGTGCTCGCCGACGAGATCAACCGCGCGAGCCCCAAGACGCAGTCCGCGCTGCTCGAGGTGATGGAGGAGGGCCGCGTCACGATCGACGGCGTATCCCGCCCGGTCGGCGTGCCGTTCCTCGTGCTCGCGACGCAAAACCCCGTGGAGCAGGCCGGCACCTACCGCCTCCCGGAGGCCCAGCTCGACCGCTTCATGATGCGCACGTCGCTCGGCTACCCGGACCATGCCGCGACCGTGCGGATCCTCGACGGCGCCGCGGTCGCGACCGCCGAGCTGCCGCCGATCATCACGCCTCAGGCACTGGTGGGCATGGCCGACCTTGCCGCGCAGGTGTACGTCGACGCGCTCGTGCTGGACTACATCGCCCGGCTGGTCGACGCCACCCGCGCCGCCGACGAGGTGCGCCTGGGCGTCAGCATCCGCGGGGCGCTCGCCCTGACGCGCGCGACCCGTTCGCGCGCCGCGTCGCAGGGCCGCACGTACGCGACGCCCGACGACGTCAAGGCGCTCGCTGTACCGGTGCTGTCGCACCGCCTGATCCTGCACCCCGAGGCCGAGTTCGACGGCGTCACCCAGGAGACCGTGGTCGGGCAGGTGCTGCTCGACGTTGCGCCGCCCGCGAGGCGCGAAGCGGTATGA
- a CDS encoding DUF58 domain-containing protein, whose translation MSTAARQRGGESAVESRLTRTVHSTGTEGRTHATATSVASSRRSRALVRAAVRGANAARRAGAGIAAAAEWAAETIRPAGALVVLAASAGLALGLVFGWVELMVAGAASVLLLAAAVPFLFGARSYEVDLALTHERVVAGDGVEGEIVVRNDGHRIALPGRIDIPVGAGLVEFGVPLLRPGHMVAQPLDIPGLRRGIVTVGPATTVRSDPIGLLRREHAFDDVHEVYVHPRTVGLPSTSAGLIRDLEGSPTRRLVDADMSFHAIREYAPGDSRRQIHWRSTAKTGRLMVRQYEESRRSHMAVVLAVARAEYADADEFELAVSCAASLGLRAVHDARDVQIVSATEIPRVVRGRLRAIRRLPATAPRPMLDGFSTIDLLDSTMPVGDVCRVTAESGDRLSIAFVVVGSRVPLTRLQQAALAFPGDTAVVGVMCDERAHPRMQAVSGMTVLTVGTLDDLSGLLVRGATS comes from the coding sequence ATGAGCACCGCTGCGCGCCAGCGGGGCGGCGAGAGCGCCGTCGAGTCCCGCCTCACCCGCACCGTCCACTCGACCGGGACGGAGGGCCGCACGCACGCCACCGCGACGAGCGTCGCCTCGTCGCGTCGCAGCCGCGCGCTCGTTCGCGCCGCGGTGCGGGGGGCGAACGCGGCGCGGAGGGCGGGCGCGGGAATCGCCGCCGCGGCCGAGTGGGCCGCCGAGACGATCCGCCCCGCGGGTGCGCTCGTGGTGCTCGCGGCGTCGGCGGGGCTGGCGCTGGGACTCGTCTTCGGGTGGGTGGAGCTGATGGTGGCGGGCGCGGCATCCGTCCTCCTCCTCGCCGCCGCGGTGCCGTTCCTGTTCGGCGCGCGCTCGTACGAGGTGGACCTCGCCCTCACCCACGAGAGGGTGGTCGCCGGCGACGGCGTCGAGGGCGAGATCGTGGTCCGCAACGACGGGCACCGCATCGCCCTGCCGGGGCGCATCGACATCCCGGTGGGCGCCGGGCTCGTCGAGTTCGGCGTGCCGCTGCTGCGGCCGGGGCACATGGTGGCGCAGCCGCTCGACATCCCGGGCCTGCGGCGCGGGATCGTGACCGTGGGTCCTGCGACGACCGTGCGCAGCGACCCGATCGGACTGCTGCGGCGCGAGCACGCGTTCGACGACGTGCACGAGGTGTACGTCCACCCGCGCACGGTCGGACTTCCGTCGACGAGCGCGGGTCTCATCCGCGACCTCGAGGGCAGCCCGACACGCCGCCTCGTGGACGCCGACATGTCGTTCCACGCGATCCGCGAGTACGCCCCCGGCGACTCGCGCCGTCAGATCCACTGGCGCTCGACCGCGAAGACCGGGCGCCTCATGGTGCGCCAGTACGAGGAGTCGCGACGCTCGCACATGGCGGTCGTGCTCGCCGTGGCGCGGGCCGAGTACGCCGACGCCGACGAGTTCGAGCTGGCCGTGTCGTGCGCCGCGTCGCTCGGCCTGCGCGCCGTGCACGACGCCCGCGATGTGCAGATCGTCAGCGCCACCGAGATCCCCCGGGTGGTGCGGGGTCGCCTGCGCGCCATCCGCCGTCTTCCGGCGACGGCGCCGCGGCCGATGCTCGACGGCTTCAGCACCATCGACCTCCTCGACAGCACGATGCCCGTCGGCGACGTGTGCCGCGTGACCGCGGAGTCCGGCGACCGCCTGTCGATCGCGTTCGTGGTGGTCGGCTCGCGGGTGCCGCTGACGCGGCTGCAGCAGGCGGCGCTCGCTTTTCCCGGTGACACGGCCGTCGTCGGCGTCATGTGCGACGAGCGTGCCCACCCCCGCATGCAGGCGGTGTCGGGCATGACCGTGCTCACCGTCGGCACCCTCGACGACCTGTCGGGGCTCCTCGTGCGAGGAGCCACCTCATGA
- the rpsL gene encoding 30S ribosomal protein S12, giving the protein MPTIQQLVRKGRSPKVSKTKAPALKANPQQAGVCTRVYTTTPKKPNSAMRKVARVKLRNGTEVTAYIPGEGHNLQEHSLVLVRGGRVKDLPGVRYKIIRGALDTQAVKNRKQARSRYGAKKG; this is encoded by the coding sequence GTGCCAACCATTCAGCAGTTGGTTCGCAAGGGTCGCTCGCCCAAGGTCTCGAAGACCAAGGCGCCGGCGCTCAAGGCGAACCCGCAGCAGGCGGGTGTCTGCACCCGCGTGTACACGACCACGCCCAAGAAGCCGAACTCGGCGATGCGCAAGGTCGCCCGTGTCAAGCTCCGCAACGGCACCGAGGTCACCGCCTACATCCCCGGCGAGGGCCACAACCTGCAGGAGCACTCGCTCGTGCTCGTCCGCGGCGGTCGTGTGAAGGACCTCCCCGGTGTCCGCTACAAGATCATCCGCGGTGCGCTCGACACCCAGGCTGTCAAGAACCGTAAGCAGGCCCGCAGCCGCTACGGCGCGAAGAAGGGCTGA